In one Aeromicrobium wangtongii genomic region, the following are encoded:
- a CDS encoding enoyl-CoA hydratase-related protein gives MSDADPVLVTHDAGVAVLTLNRPERKNAWTVGMQGDYYGALAAAAGDPDVRAIVVTGAGGAFCPGADTRALTTYTETGTTNPLAEQIEQPEWFPSTIAKPMIAAIQGPCAGIGLVQALMCDIRVAAADARLSTAFARRGLPAMHGGEWLLERIAGAAVAHELLLTGRTFDGTEAQRLGVVHETAADPLARATQIARDMATDCSPASMAHIKQRLWTSRERSLEQTVVEVDAVLDGFLASEDFREGVTSFQERRSPQFRGLSHPTGPAQ, from the coding sequence CCTCACCCTGAACCGCCCCGAGCGCAAGAACGCCTGGACGGTCGGCATGCAGGGCGACTACTACGGCGCCCTCGCCGCGGCCGCCGGCGACCCGGACGTCCGTGCGATCGTGGTGACCGGGGCCGGCGGCGCGTTCTGTCCCGGCGCCGACACCCGGGCGCTCACGACGTACACCGAGACCGGCACGACCAATCCTCTCGCCGAGCAGATCGAGCAGCCCGAGTGGTTCCCCAGCACGATCGCCAAGCCGATGATCGCCGCGATCCAGGGCCCCTGCGCGGGGATCGGCCTCGTGCAGGCCCTGATGTGCGACATCCGCGTGGCCGCTGCGGACGCTCGCCTGTCGACGGCCTTCGCCCGTCGCGGGCTGCCGGCCATGCACGGCGGTGAGTGGCTTCTCGAACGCATCGCCGGCGCCGCGGTCGCGCACGAGCTGTTGCTGACCGGCCGCACCTTCGACGGCACAGAGGCTCAGCGCCTCGGGGTGGTCCACGAGACCGCCGCCGATCCCCTGGCCCGGGCGACCCAGATCGCCCGCGACATGGCCACCGACTGCTCGCCCGCGTCGATGGCGCACATCAAGCAGCGGCTGTGGACCAGCCGCGAACGCTCCCTCGAGCAGACCGTCGTCGAGGTCGATGCCGTGCTCGACGGCTTCCTCGCCTCGGAGGACTTCCGCGAGGGCGTCACCAGTTTCCAGGAGCGTCGCTCCCCCCAGTTCCGCGGGTTGTCACACCCGACCGGACCCGCCCAGTGA
- a CDS encoding NAD(P)H-dependent flavin oxidoreductase, whose product MKTPLSQPLRLPVVAAPMFLISGPDLVIAACTSGIVGSFPAPNCRTADELDSWMGTITDGLTSAAAADPDAIVAPWAINLVTHRTNARLADDLQLVAQHQPPIVITALGSPAPVIDTVKAYGGIVIADVVNLKLAQKAAAMGVDGLACVSTGAGGHTGHLSPFAFISAVRDFFDGIITVGGGITDGQGIAGAVAAGADLVYMGTRFLPTTESLAQPEYKQMVVDHGTDDLIVSSGITGTDASWLRPSLVANGLDPDNLVAPTARNYDSTESPTKKWKDIWAAGQGLQTIRAIEPVAQVVDRLEVEYRAAHERFTALGLPSSTTVHA is encoded by the coding sequence ATGAAAACCCCCCTCTCCCAGCCCCTGCGTCTGCCCGTGGTCGCGGCACCGATGTTCCTGATCTCCGGGCCAGACCTGGTGATCGCCGCCTGCACGTCCGGCATCGTCGGATCCTTTCCCGCCCCCAACTGCCGCACCGCCGACGAGCTCGACAGCTGGATGGGCACGATCACCGACGGGCTCACGAGCGCCGCGGCCGCCGACCCCGACGCGATCGTCGCCCCGTGGGCGATCAACCTGGTGACGCACCGCACGAACGCGCGCCTGGCCGACGACCTGCAGCTGGTCGCGCAGCACCAGCCCCCGATCGTCATCACCGCGCTCGGCTCGCCGGCACCGGTGATCGACACCGTGAAGGCGTACGGCGGCATCGTGATCGCCGACGTCGTCAACCTCAAGCTGGCCCAGAAGGCGGCCGCGATGGGCGTCGACGGCCTGGCGTGCGTGTCCACCGGCGCCGGTGGACACACCGGCCACCTGTCGCCGTTCGCGTTCATCTCCGCGGTCCGCGACTTCTTCGACGGCATCATCACCGTGGGCGGCGGCATCACCGACGGCCAGGGCATCGCCGGCGCCGTCGCGGCCGGCGCGGACCTGGTCTACATGGGCACGCGCTTCCTGCCGACGACCGAGAGCCTGGCCCAGCCCGAGTACAAGCAGATGGTCGTGGACCACGGCACGGACGATCTCATCGTCAGCTCGGGCATCACCGGCACGGACGCCTCGTGGCTGCGCCCCAGCCTGGTCGCCAATGGTCTCGACCCGGACAACCTGGTTGCCCCGACGGCCCGCAACTACGACTCGACCGAGTCCCCCACCAAGAAGTGGAAGGACATCTGGGCCGCCGGACAGGGCCTGCAGACCATCCGCGCGATCGAGCCGGTCGCGCAGGTCGTGGACCGCCTCGAGGTCGAGTACCGCGCCGCCCATGAGCGCTTCACCGCCCTGGGACTTCCCTCCTCGACCACGGTGCACGCATGA
- a CDS encoding crotonase/enoyl-CoA hydratase family protein — MTYETIVCTVTDHIATIELNRPEAMNSIDQTMLDELTAVFAQTNADPDVRVVVVTGRGRAYCAGADLSGGSASLDAEERGWAEEIDEFRDGGGLITLQIFESTKPVIGAVNGVAAGLGATMLLPMDIILASETARFGFVFAKRGIVPEACSTWFLPKKVGVSTAAEWFYTGRMVPAAEALEAGLVRSVHAPDDLLPAAYALAREIVENTAPVAVGMIRQMLWRFAGSEHPMDAHRIDSRINFELGRTPDVVEGITSFLEKRPPQFPGRLPGDAPSSYPWWTEPSFRQ; from the coding sequence ATGACGTACGAGACGATCGTCTGCACCGTCACCGACCACATCGCCACGATCGAGCTGAACCGCCCCGAGGCGATGAACTCGATCGACCAGACGATGCTGGACGAGCTCACCGCGGTGTTCGCCCAGACGAATGCCGACCCCGACGTGCGGGTGGTCGTGGTGACCGGCCGCGGCAGGGCGTACTGCGCCGGTGCCGATCTCTCCGGGGGGTCGGCATCGCTGGACGCCGAGGAGCGCGGCTGGGCCGAGGAGATCGACGAGTTCCGTGACGGCGGCGGGCTCATCACGCTGCAGATCTTCGAGTCCACCAAGCCCGTGATCGGTGCCGTCAACGGCGTCGCCGCGGGCCTCGGCGCCACGATGCTGCTCCCGATGGACATCATCCTGGCCTCGGAGACGGCGCGGTTCGGCTTCGTGTTCGCCAAGCGCGGCATCGTGCCGGAGGCCTGCTCGACCTGGTTCCTGCCCAAGAAGGTGGGGGTCAGCACGGCTGCGGAGTGGTTCTACACCGGTCGCATGGTGCCGGCCGCCGAAGCGCTGGAGGCCGGTCTGGTCCGCAGCGTCCACGCCCCGGACGATCTGCTGCCCGCGGCGTACGCCCTCGCCCGCGAGATCGTCGAGAACACCGCCCCGGTCGCCGTCGGCATGATCCGCCAGATGCTGTGGCGGTTCGCCGGCTCCGAGCACCCGATGGACGCCCACCGCATCGACTCGCGAATCAACTTCGAGCTCGGCCGGACGCCCGACGTCGTCGAGGGCATCACGTCGTTCCTGGAGAAGCGGCCGCCGCAGTTCCCCGGCCGACTGCCCGGGGACGCTCCGTCGTCCTACCCGTGGTGGACCGAGCCGTCCTTCCGGCAGTAG
- a CDS encoding nuclear transport factor 2 family protein, which produces MTDDQKLELARTMFAAWDTMDWDAVTDLFADDGVLHSVMHEPLVGKEAVGERIALLGSKATSMKLIIKSLGVIDGRVFVERVDDFVFDGNHGQVPVVGIMSMADGKITKWVEYYDRPTLLAGMGITQDFGH; this is translated from the coding sequence ATGACCGATGACCAGAAGCTCGAGCTGGCCCGCACCATGTTCGCGGCCTGGGACACGATGGACTGGGACGCCGTCACTGATCTGTTCGCCGACGACGGCGTGCTGCACAGCGTCATGCACGAGCCGCTGGTCGGCAAGGAGGCCGTCGGCGAGCGCATCGCACTGTTGGGCAGCAAGGCCACCAGCATGAAGCTGATCATCAAGTCCCTCGGCGTCATCGACGGCCGGGTATTCGTCGAGCGGGTCGACGACTTCGTCTTTGACGGCAACCACGGGCAGGTGCCCGTCGTGGGCATCATGTCGATGGCGGACGGCAAGATCACCAAGTGGGTCGAGTACTACGACCGCCCGACGCTGCTGGCCGGCATGGGCATCACGCAGGACTTCGGTCACTGA